One segment of Streptomyces sp. NA02950 DNA contains the following:
- a CDS encoding YtxH domain-containing protein — MRYRLTFITGLAVGYVLGTRAGRERYEQLRSCAQRFAHNPAVRNTAESAAHGGRQAAVKALGKVRPLRERIGGQREERIKEEDDWGTSNT, encoded by the coding sequence ATGCGCTACCGGCTGACGTTCATCACCGGGCTGGCTGTTGGTTACGTACTGGGGACGCGGGCCGGCCGCGAGCGGTACGAGCAGCTGCGCAGCTGCGCGCAGCGGTTCGCACACAATCCTGCCGTCCGCAACACCGCCGAATCGGCCGCGCACGGCGGTCGCCAGGCCGCCGTCAAGGCGCTCGGCAAGGTGCGGCCGCTCCGCGAGCGGATCGGCGGGCAGCGTGAGGAGCGGATCAAGGAAGAGGACGACTGGGGCACCAGCAACACGTAG
- a CDS encoding MFS transporter: protein MSGQPAADVRGRAPSGPETGDNRPRPGLRSTVLVACLAFFVITLDTTVVNVALPSIGQQWGGQVSALQWVVTAYTLLFAALLLSAGAISDRVGASRAFTIGLSVFTLMSALCGLAPNLTVLIAARAVQGAGAAVMMPASLALVRQAYDSPAQRARGIALWTAGGGAAVAAGPVVGGALTTGLGWRWIFFVNLPVGLFALVGMLRAPRSPRGHSSMDPVGQVTAVLALAALVFAVITGGSGGWTSPTTICGFLVAVLAGSAFLLVESRQSDPAVPLTLFRIPSVAVCTSAGLALNFGYYGLVFVFTIFFQEHRGASALTAGLMFIPMTAFTTLVNLLAGKLTNRYGPRLPLILGQVIQTVGILGLLLVRRDTPTALLLTLLVPLGIGGGLAIPPLTSAMLESVPHERAGLASGVLSAARQFGGAIGVALLGALIADSAHFMTGMRISLVVGAAVLVATTLGVALFLPGSPKPAAPSTPVPGTEEPATVSLRPDGLESR from the coding sequence GTGAGCGGGCAGCCCGCAGCCGACGTGCGGGGTCGTGCCCCGTCCGGCCCCGAGACCGGCGACAACCGGCCGCGGCCGGGTCTCCGGTCCACGGTGCTGGTTGCCTGTCTGGCCTTTTTCGTCATCACGCTGGACACCACCGTGGTCAACGTCGCCCTGCCGAGCATCGGTCAGCAGTGGGGCGGCCAGGTCTCCGCGCTGCAGTGGGTGGTCACCGCGTACACCCTGCTCTTCGCAGCCCTGCTCCTGTCGGCCGGTGCCATCTCCGACCGCGTCGGCGCGAGCCGCGCCTTCACGATCGGGCTGTCCGTCTTCACCCTGATGTCCGCGCTGTGCGGGCTGGCCCCCAACCTCACTGTGCTCATCGCTGCGCGGGCGGTCCAAGGGGCCGGAGCCGCTGTGATGATGCCTGCTTCACTCGCCCTGGTCCGCCAGGCGTACGACTCCCCGGCCCAGCGCGCTCGCGGAATCGCACTGTGGACCGCCGGTGGTGGTGCGGCGGTCGCGGCCGGCCCGGTTGTCGGCGGCGCGCTCACCACGGGACTCGGCTGGCGGTGGATCTTCTTCGTGAACCTGCCGGTCGGCCTCTTCGCACTCGTCGGCATGCTCCGGGCACCCCGCTCCCCACGAGGACACTCCTCGATGGACCCCGTCGGCCAGGTCACCGCCGTACTCGCTCTGGCGGCCCTGGTGTTCGCCGTCATCACCGGAGGGTCGGGCGGGTGGACGAGCCCGACGACGATCTGCGGCTTCTTGGTCGCCGTGCTCGCCGGAAGCGCGTTCCTCCTGGTCGAATCCCGGCAGAGTGATCCCGCCGTTCCGCTGACGTTGTTCCGCATTCCCTCGGTGGCCGTCTGCACCAGCGCGGGTCTCGCCCTGAACTTCGGCTACTACGGCCTGGTCTTCGTCTTCACGATCTTCTTCCAAGAGCACCGCGGCGCCTCGGCGCTCACCGCGGGACTGATGTTCATTCCGATGACGGCCTTCACCACCCTGGTCAATCTCCTCGCCGGCAAGCTGACCAACCGGTACGGGCCGCGCCTCCCACTGATCCTGGGCCAGGTCATCCAGACGGTCGGCATCCTGGGCCTGCTCCTCGTCCGTCGGGACACCCCCACTGCCTTGCTGCTGACCCTGCTGGTGCCGCTCGGCATCGGCGGCGGGCTCGCGATCCCCCCGTTGACGTCGGCGATGCTGGAGTCGGTACCGCACGAACGGGCCGGCCTCGCCTCCGGAGTACTCAGCGCCGCCCGGCAATTCGGCGGCGCGATCGGAGTCGCCCTGCTCGGCGCACTGATCGCCGACTCTGCCCACTTCATGACCGGGATGCGGATCAGCCTGGTTGTCGGGGCGGCCGTGCTGGTCGCCACCACACTCGGCGTGGCGCTCTTCCTGCCTGGCAGCCCGAAGCCCGCGGCTCCCTCGACGCCCGTGCCGGGAACCGAGGAGCCTGCCACGGTCTCCTTGCGTCCTGATGGCTTGGAATCGCGATGA
- a CDS encoding oxidoreductase — MSDNARTRTAPATTPARSATGRVWLITGANSGFGQAITRAALAAGDTVVAAVRRPESLNDLAAAHPGRVVPVALDVTDPARITAVVAEVILWYGRIDVLVNNAGRGQVGAVEETTDRELRDLMNLHFFGPAALTRAVLPHMRRQGSGAVVQMSSMGGRFSFPGVGAYSATKFALEGLSEALAMEVAPHGIKVLVVEPGAFRTGFADGGALRQSAPLDAYEETVGPVRSGLPDSDGKQPGDPEKAAAAILTALAAEQTPLRLALGNDAADAIAAQLKSAGEEAAAWEAVSRGTDFDKE, encoded by the coding sequence ATGAGCGACAATGCCCGCACCCGTACTGCCCCCGCCACCACCCCCGCCCGCTCCGCGACCGGCAGGGTCTGGCTGATCACCGGTGCCAACTCCGGTTTCGGGCAGGCGATCACGCGGGCGGCCCTCGCCGCCGGTGACACCGTGGTGGCCGCTGTCCGCCGCCCCGAATCCCTCAACGATCTCGCTGCCGCGCACCCCGGCCGCGTCGTCCCCGTCGCCCTCGACGTCACCGACCCGGCCCGCATCACCGCCGTCGTCGCCGAAGTGATCCTCTGGTACGGGCGGATCGACGTACTGGTCAACAACGCCGGTCGCGGACAGGTCGGCGCCGTCGAGGAGACCACCGACCGCGAACTCCGCGACCTGATGAACCTGCACTTCTTCGGCCCCGCCGCGCTCACCCGCGCCGTACTCCCGCACATGCGCCGCCAGGGCTCGGGCGCTGTCGTGCAGATGAGCAGCATGGGCGGCCGGTTCTCCTTCCCCGGCGTCGGCGCCTACTCGGCCACCAAGTTCGCCTTGGAGGGGCTGTCCGAGGCGCTGGCCATGGAAGTCGCGCCGCACGGGATCAAGGTGCTGGTCGTGGAGCCGGGGGCGTTCCGGACCGGGTTCGCCGACGGCGGTGCGCTGCGGCAGTCGGCGCCCTTGGATGCGTACGAGGAGACGGTCGGCCCGGTCCGCTCCGGGCTCCCGGACAGCGACGGCAAGCAGCCGGGGGACCCCGAGAAGGCCGCCGCGGCGATCCTGACCGCCTTGGCCGCCGAGCAGACCCCGCTGCGGCTGGCCCTCGGTAACGACGCCGCCGACGCCATCGCCGCCCAGCTGAAGTCCGCCGGCGAAGAGGCGGCCGCCTGGGAGGCAGTCAGTCGGGGCACCGACTTCGACAAGGAGTGA
- a CDS encoding LysR family transcriptional regulator, which produces MELRQLNYLVAIAEEGNLGRAAARLYVSQPALSYALRKLEAELGVPLFERHPGGMIQTPAGRDVVAEARRTVRQADRVLAVAERHRCQKKAVLRVGFEASGAGELTTRARAEFARRTPDVRVEPKRFDWGEEAAALRDGRVDVAFVWLPADLTDLHAEVVHTEPRVVGLPVGHSLAGRTGIGILDVKDEPLLWTERAPREWVDWWAVNPRPDGSAPRWGPKNDNVEEMLEQVAEGAAICFAPASMALYYARPDLSWVPLTDVEPLRVALAWHEGASSPLVRGFAEVVRELVAALRGNGTDRSGEGSGDGAGPATG; this is translated from the coding sequence GTGGAACTACGGCAGTTGAACTATCTCGTGGCGATCGCCGAGGAAGGGAACCTCGGCCGAGCGGCGGCGCGGCTGTACGTGAGCCAGCCGGCCCTGTCATACGCGCTGCGGAAGCTGGAGGCGGAACTCGGGGTCCCCCTCTTCGAGCGGCACCCCGGCGGCATGATCCAGACCCCTGCCGGACGCGATGTGGTGGCCGAGGCGCGCCGGACCGTACGCCAGGCGGACCGCGTCCTCGCCGTGGCGGAACGTCACCGGTGCCAGAAGAAGGCGGTGCTCCGGGTCGGCTTCGAGGCAAGCGGCGCGGGCGAGTTGACCACCCGGGCCCGGGCCGAGTTCGCCCGCCGCACTCCGGACGTGCGGGTGGAACCCAAGCGCTTCGACTGGGGTGAGGAAGCGGCCGCCCTGCGCGACGGCCGGGTGGACGTCGCCTTCGTCTGGCTGCCCGCCGACCTCACCGACCTGCACGCCGAGGTGGTCCACACCGAGCCCCGGGTCGTCGGCCTGCCCGTCGGGCACTCGCTGGCGGGGCGAACGGGCATCGGCATCCTGGACGTGAAGGACGAGCCGCTGCTGTGGACGGAGCGGGCACCGCGCGAATGGGTCGACTGGTGGGCGGTGAACCCCAGACCGGACGGCTCCGCACCGCGCTGGGGTCCGAAGAACGACAACGTCGAGGAGATGCTGGAGCAGGTCGCCGAGGGTGCCGCGATCTGTTTCGCCCCGGCGAGCATGGCCCTGTACTACGCCCGCCCCGATCTGTCCTGGGTCCCGCTCACCGACGTCGAACCCCTGAGGGTCGCCCTGGCCTGGCACGAGGGCGCGAGCAGCCCCCTGGTAAGGGGTTTCGCCGAGGTAGTACGCGAACTCGTCGCCGCTCTGCGGGGGAACGGGACCGACAGATCAGGCGAAGGAAGCGGGGACGGCGCAGGCCCGGCCACGGGATGA
- a CDS encoding AraC family transcriptional regulator: protein MGKNGQDRHPAVRDLAYTPTVGAPAGVEVMELGALYERARRHGNDPYAPLRPSFHQLIGARDRPLLMGVDFVEYELRPGSWLWIRPGQVQRFVPDLRAADGVIVLFEAGLLPPATVAAAHMDPPYEQRPLTPEGPDAEGVRRALDHLRYEYGQLASLPLQTHAEVLRALLSVLVMRLAQARGPALRPAASSEVFRRFHAAVERDHAVTRRVEDYAAALGYSPRTLTRAASAATGRTAKQYVDGRVLLEAKRLLQHSGLTSKEVADSLGFVDASDFTKFFRLRTGVTPGAFRGGTDLR from the coding sequence ATGGGGAAAAACGGACAGGATCGGCATCCGGCTGTCAGGGACCTGGCCTACACCCCGACCGTCGGTGCACCGGCCGGGGTCGAGGTGATGGAGCTCGGCGCCCTGTACGAGCGGGCGCGCCGCCATGGCAACGACCCGTACGCGCCGCTGCGGCCGTCCTTCCACCAGCTGATCGGTGCCCGCGACCGGCCGCTGCTGATGGGGGTGGACTTCGTCGAGTACGAATTGCGGCCGGGGTCGTGGCTGTGGATCCGGCCGGGGCAGGTGCAGCGGTTCGTCCCGGATCTGAGGGCGGCGGACGGGGTGATCGTGCTGTTCGAGGCGGGGTTGCTGCCCCCCGCGACCGTGGCGGCGGCGCACATGGATCCGCCGTACGAGCAGCGGCCGCTCACGCCCGAGGGCCCGGACGCGGAGGGCGTGCGCCGCGCCCTCGACCATCTCAGGTACGAGTACGGACAGCTGGCCTCGCTGCCGCTGCAGACACACGCGGAGGTGCTGCGCGCCTTGCTGTCCGTCCTGGTGATGCGTCTCGCACAGGCCCGTGGTCCGGCTCTTCGGCCCGCCGCCTCGTCCGAGGTGTTCCGCCGCTTCCACGCGGCCGTGGAGCGAGACCACGCGGTGACCCGCCGCGTGGAGGATTACGCGGCGGCACTCGGTTATAGTCCGCGCACGCTGACCCGGGCCGCGTCCGCCGCGACGGGCCGCACGGCCAAGCAGTACGTCGACGGTCGGGTGCTGTTGGAGGCCAAGCGGCTGCTGCAGCACAGCGGCCTGACGTCGAAAGAGGTCGCGGACAGCCTCGGCTTCGTCGACGCCAGCGACTTCACCAAATTTTTCCGGCTGCGGACGGGCGTGACGCCGGGGGCGTTCCGGGGCGGTACGGACCTCAGGTGA
- a CDS encoding non-oxidative hydroxyarylic acid decarboxylases subunit B: MRLVVGMTGATGAPFGVRLLENLRELPDVETHLVLSRWARTTIELETGLSVAEVSALADVTHHPNDQGATISSGSFRTDGMVIVPCSMKTLAGIRTGYAEGLVARAADVVLKERRRLVLVPRETPLSEIHLRNMLELARMGVQLVPPMPAFYNHPRTVDDIVDHVVARILDQFELPVPAAKRWAGMRAARTASRDAA, translated from the coding sequence GTGCGGTTGGTCGTGGGAATGACCGGGGCGACGGGCGCCCCGTTCGGTGTCCGGCTCCTGGAAAATCTGCGCGAGCTGCCGGACGTGGAGACGCATCTCGTCCTGTCCCGGTGGGCGCGCACGACGATCGAACTGGAGACCGGCCTGTCGGTGGCAGAGGTGTCGGCGCTCGCGGATGTCACGCACCACCCCAACGATCAGGGCGCCACCATCTCCTCCGGCTCCTTCCGCACTGACGGCATGGTGATCGTGCCGTGTTCGATGAAGACCCTCGCCGGTATCAGGACCGGATACGCGGAGGGCTTGGTCGCGCGTGCCGCCGATGTCGTACTGAAGGAGCGGCGCAGGCTCGTCCTCGTCCCGCGGGAGACCCCGCTGAGTGAGATCCATCTGCGGAACATGCTCGAACTTGCCCGGATGGGGGTGCAGTTGGTGCCACCCATGCCCGCCTTCTACAACCACCCGCGCACTGTCGACGACATCGTCGACCACGTGGTGGCCCGCATCCTCGACCAGTTCGAGCTGCCCGTGCCCGCCGCCAAGCGCTGGGCCGGAATGCGCGCCGCCCGCACCGCATCCCGCGACGCCGCCTGA
- a CDS encoding non-oxidative hydroxyarylic acid decarboxylases subunit C, whose translation MPYDDLRSFLDALDKEGQLLRITDEVLPEPDLAAAANATGRIGENAPALYFDNVKGFTDARIAMNVHGSWANHALALGLPRNTPVKEQVEEFARRWDAFPVAPERRKDAPWRENTQEGDDIDLFSVLPLFRLNDGDGGFYLDKAAVVSRDPEDPDHFGKQNVGTYRIQVIGTNRLAFQPVPMHDVAQHLRKAEEKGEDLPIAITLGNDPVMAIVAGMPMAYDQSEYEMAGALRGAPAPIATAPLTGFDVPWGSEVVIEGVIESRKRQIEGPFGEFTGHYSGGRRMPVIRVDRVSFRTNPVFESLYLGMPWTECDYLVGPNTCVPLLKQLRAEFPEVQAVNAMYTHGLMVIISTAKRYGGFAKAVGMRAMTTPHGLGYVSQVILVDEDVDPFNLPQVMWAMSAKVNPKDDVVVIPNLSVLELAPAAQPAGITSKMIIDATTPVSPDVRGNFSTPAKDLPETAQWAVRLQSMLADRA comes from the coding sequence ATGCCTTATGACGATCTGCGCAGCTTCCTGGACGCCTTGGACAAGGAGGGGCAGCTGCTGCGCATCACCGACGAGGTGCTGCCCGAGCCGGATCTCGCGGCCGCCGCCAACGCGACGGGCCGCATCGGCGAGAACGCGCCCGCCCTCTACTTCGACAACGTCAAGGGCTTCACCGACGCCCGGATCGCGATGAACGTGCACGGCTCCTGGGCCAACCACGCGCTCGCGCTCGGGCTGCCGAGGAACACCCCCGTCAAGGAGCAGGTCGAGGAGTTCGCGCGTCGCTGGGACGCCTTCCCCGTCGCACCCGAGCGCCGCAAGGACGCGCCCTGGCGCGAGAACACCCAGGAGGGCGACGACATCGACCTCTTTTCGGTGCTCCCGCTGTTCCGTCTCAACGACGGCGACGGCGGCTTCTACCTCGACAAGGCCGCCGTCGTCTCCCGTGACCCCGAGGATCCCGACCACTTCGGCAAGCAGAACGTCGGCACGTACCGCATCCAGGTGATCGGCACCAACCGGCTCGCCTTCCAGCCGGTCCCCATGCACGACGTCGCCCAGCACCTGCGCAAGGCCGAGGAGAAGGGCGAGGACCTGCCCATCGCCATCACCCTCGGCAACGACCCGGTCATGGCGATCGTCGCCGGGATGCCGATGGCCTACGACCAGAGCGAGTACGAGATGGCCGGCGCACTGCGCGGGGCGCCCGCCCCGATCGCCACCGCGCCGCTCACCGGCTTCGACGTGCCGTGGGGCAGCGAGGTCGTCATCGAAGGCGTCATCGAGTCGCGCAAGCGGCAGATCGAGGGCCCCTTCGGCGAGTTCACCGGCCATTACTCCGGCGGGCGCCGCATGCCCGTCATCCGCGTCGACCGCGTCTCGTTCCGTACGAACCCGGTCTTCGAGTCGCTCTACCTCGGCATGCCTTGGACCGAGTGCGACTACCTCGTCGGCCCCAACACGTGCGTGCCGCTGCTCAAGCAGCTGCGCGCCGAGTTCCCCGAGGTGCAGGCCGTCAACGCCATGTACACACACGGCCTGATGGTGATCATCTCCACGGCCAAGCGGTACGGCGGCTTCGCCAAGGCCGTCGGCATGCGCGCCATGACAACACCGCACGGACTCGGCTACGTGTCCCAGGTGATCCTCGTCGACGAGGACGTGGACCCCTTCAACCTGCCGCAGGTCATGTGGGCGATGTCGGCCAAGGTCAACCCGAAGGACGACGTCGTCGTCATCCCCAACCTGTCCGTCCTGGAGCTGGCCCCGGCGGCCCAGCCCGCCGGCATCACCAGCAAGATGATCATCGATGCGACGACGCCGGTCTCGCCGGACGTCCGCGGCAACTTCTCCACGCCCGCCAAGGACCTGCCGGAGACCGCGCAGTGGGCGGTCCGGCTGCAGAGCATGCTCGCCGACCGTGCCTGA
- a CDS encoding non-oxidative hydroxyarylic acid decarboxylases subunit D produces the protein MSNLPAECPRCAFETVARLATSPAPGVWDVLQCSRCLYTWRTTEPARRTLRDAYPENFKLTPADIANAIEVPEVPPLLK, from the coding sequence ATGAGTAATCTGCCTGCTGAGTGCCCCCGCTGCGCCTTCGAGACGGTCGCCCGGCTCGCCACCTCACCCGCCCCCGGAGTGTGGGACGTGCTCCAGTGCAGCCGCTGTCTGTACACCTGGCGTACGACCGAGCCCGCCCGCCGTACGCTGCGCGACGCCTACCCCGAGAACTTCAAGCTGACGCCGGCCGACATCGCGAACGCGATCGAGGTGCCGGAGGTGCCGCCGCTTCTCAAATAG
- a CDS encoding response regulator transcription factor, translated as MTVRVVLADDQPLVRAALRMVLTEAPDLELVGEAGDGAEAVALAESTGADVVVMDIRMPGVDGIEATRRITTGPGTAHVIVLTTFDDDDYVYGALRAGASGFLVKDMALDDILAAIRVVAAGDGLIAPSVTRRLIKEFAVRPARREPRPLEGVTVREREVLTLVATGLSNPEIADELCISVATAKTYVTRLLAKLAARDRVQLVILAYEAGLVSPTRY; from the coding sequence ATGACCGTGCGCGTTGTCCTCGCCGACGACCAGCCGCTGGTCCGGGCCGCCCTGCGGATGGTGCTGACGGAAGCCCCCGACCTCGAACTCGTCGGTGAGGCGGGGGACGGCGCCGAGGCGGTCGCGCTCGCCGAGAGCACCGGGGCCGATGTGGTGGTGATGGACATCCGGATGCCCGGTGTGGACGGCATCGAGGCCACCCGCCGGATCACCACGGGCCCCGGCACGGCCCATGTCATCGTCCTCACCACCTTCGACGACGACGATTACGTCTACGGTGCGCTGCGCGCCGGGGCGTCCGGCTTCCTCGTCAAGGACATGGCTCTGGACGACATCCTGGCCGCGATCCGCGTGGTCGCCGCGGGAGACGGTCTGATCGCCCCGAGCGTCACCCGCCGGCTGATCAAGGAGTTCGCCGTCCGCCCCGCCCGGAGGGAGCCGCGCCCCCTCGAGGGCGTCACCGTGCGCGAACGCGAGGTCCTGACCCTGGTCGCCACGGGTCTGTCCAACCCCGAGATAGCCGACGAACTGTGCATCAGCGTGGCGACGGCCAAGACGTATGTGACCCGGCTCCTCGCCAAACTCGCGGCCCGCGACCGGGTCCAACTGGTCATCCTGGCCTACGAGGCGGGCCTGGTGTCCCCGACGCGTTACTGA
- a CDS encoding FG-GAP and VCBS repeat-containing protein, which produces MRLLVHVATATAVAVALLAGCSNGDGADTSRSRTPGAGPGKGRIASAGDFNGDGYDDFATTVRPTSASRGPRPSRLAVVYGSARGLDPHRRLVVDGPEDDYAGPPLRVDLDRDGFTDLVTARWAHGSTPDADRTGQTVVLRGGPKGLGRPRTLGGDGLTALATGDFDGDGAADLFASGHTRGTGTARVLYGPFDATTGEPARSTPLPLARARDTQHGRPAEDPAQDPASSRSPSKAQVPSSATAGDFDGDRRSDLVLTYRHDAERDATATAPTDLLPADLTPVVHYRGSAKGLVRDRRPEARLNHALETAGGPREPAAGDADHDGIDDLLAPGEGPVVRPTGPDEDTGPDEDTGPDEDTGPDEDSDPNPARAPERSGGLTVVHGSKSGLGRVDSDWFIDQSTPGVPGEPQGGDGFGATPAVGDVTADGRPDLVVAAPENGRGNGRLTLLPGSGLGGEDGRGYAPPTSDPEGNDEDEDTGSGRERAQAIDLDTPGVPGRHTPYGFDAFAPQPPLLDVDGDGHDDVIAAAPGHGRGRTGGFWVFRGTGEGLSTTAVTHFTPAALGIRYRTR; this is translated from the coding sequence GTGCGTTTGCTCGTCCACGTCGCCACCGCGACCGCCGTCGCCGTCGCCCTCCTCGCCGGATGCAGCAACGGGGACGGCGCCGACACCTCACGCTCCCGCACGCCCGGGGCCGGGCCCGGGAAGGGCCGCATCGCCTCGGCAGGGGACTTCAACGGCGACGGCTACGACGACTTCGCCACCACCGTCCGGCCCACCAGCGCCTCCCGGGGCCCGCGGCCCAGCAGACTGGCCGTGGTCTACGGCTCCGCCCGCGGTCTGGACCCGCACAGACGCCTGGTCGTCGACGGCCCCGAGGACGACTACGCGGGCCCGCCGCTGCGCGTCGACCTCGACCGCGACGGCTTCACCGACCTGGTCACCGCGCGCTGGGCGCACGGCAGCACCCCCGATGCCGATCGGACCGGACAGACGGTGGTGCTGCGCGGCGGACCGAAGGGGCTGGGACGGCCGCGGACCCTGGGCGGCGACGGGCTCACCGCGCTGGCCACCGGGGACTTCGACGGCGACGGGGCGGCCGACCTGTTCGCCTCCGGTCACACCCGCGGAACCGGTACGGCACGGGTGCTGTACGGCCCGTTCGACGCCACCACCGGCGAGCCCGCCCGCAGTACACCCCTTCCGCTCGCGCGTGCCCGCGACACACAGCACGGCAGACCCGCCGAGGACCCGGCCCAGGACCCGGCCTCGTCCCGGTCGCCGTCGAAGGCGCAGGTTCCGTCCAGCGCCACCGCCGGGGACTTCGACGGCGACCGGCGCAGCGACCTGGTGCTGACGTACCGGCATGACGCCGAGCGGGACGCGACCGCCACCGCCCCCACCGATCTGCTGCCCGCCGACCTCACCCCCGTCGTCCACTACCGGGGCAGCGCCAAGGGGCTGGTACGGGACCGACGGCCCGAAGCGCGGCTCAACCACGCCCTGGAGACGGCGGGCGGGCCGCGCGAGCCCGCGGCCGGGGACGCCGACCACGACGGCATCGACGATCTGCTCGCCCCCGGCGAGGGCCCGGTCGTCCGGCCCACCGGCCCGGACGAGGACACCGGCCCGGACGAGGACACCGGCCCGGACGAGGACACCGGCCCGGACGAGGACAGCGACCCGAACCCGGCAAGGGCACCGGAACGTTCCGGTGGGCTCACCGTCGTCCACGGCTCGAAGTCCGGCTTGGGCCGCGTCGATTCCGACTGGTTCATCGACCAGTCCACCCCCGGCGTGCCCGGGGAACCGCAGGGGGGCGACGGTTTCGGCGCCACCCCGGCCGTGGGTGACGTCACCGCCGACGGCCGCCCCGATCTGGTGGTGGCCGCCCCGGAGAACGGCCGTGGCAACGGGCGGCTGACCCTGCTGCCCGGCTCCGGACTCGGCGGCGAGGACGGCCGCGGATACGCCCCGCCCACGAGCGACCCCGAGGGCAACGACGAGGACGAGGACACGGGGAGCGGTCGGGAGCGGGCCCAGGCCATCGACCTGGACACCCCCGGTGTGCCCGGCCGGCACACCCCCTACGGCTTCGACGCCTTCGCCCCGCAGCCCCCGCTGCTCGATGTCGACGGGGACGGACACGATGACGTGATCGCCGCCGCGCCCGGCCACGGGCGCGGCAGGACCGGCGGCTTCTGGGTGTTCCGGGGCACCGGCGAGGGGCTGTCCACCACCGCCGTAACCCACTTCACCCCCGCCGCTCTCGGTATCCGCTACCGGACCCGCTAG
- the trxA gene encoding thioredoxin, which translates to MSTSTVELTKDNFDEIVSGSNFVLIDFWASWCGPCRMFAPVYERSAERHQDLIFAKVDTEAQPELAAAFDIQSIPTLMIVREDIAVFAQPGALPEEALEDVIGQARALDMDSVRADIAAAENGEATKEQPAGGAQAADGHG; encoded by the coding sequence ATGAGCACGAGCACCGTTGAACTCACGAAGGACAACTTCGACGAGATCGTCTCGGGAAGCAACTTCGTTCTGATCGACTTCTGGGCGTCGTGGTGCGGACCCTGCCGGATGTTCGCCCCCGTGTACGAGAGGTCAGCGGAGCGTCACCAGGACCTGATCTTCGCGAAGGTCGACACCGAGGCACAGCCCGAACTCGCCGCCGCCTTCGACATCCAGTCCATCCCCACGCTGATGATCGTGCGCGAGGACATCGCGGTCTTCGCCCAGCCGGGCGCCCTCCCCGAAGAAGCGCTGGAGGACGTCATCGGCCAGGCCCGCGCCCTCGACATGGACTCGGTCCGCGCCGACATCGCCGCCGCGGAGAACGGCGAGGCGACCAAGGAGCAGCCGGCCGGCGGGGCGCAGGCGGCCGACGGCCATGGGTGA
- a CDS encoding histidine phosphatase family protein has protein sequence MGELVLIRHGETEWSRSGKHTSWTEQPLTARGEEQARALRPPLAERKIGLVLVSPLGRAAHTARLAGLDGAHTEPELHEWDYGGYEGVTTAEIHRIRPDWNLWTDGVAPGDAEHPGESPEQIGARVDRVLARIAPDLDANDTTGNGRSGGGDVVLVAHGHVLRVLTARRLGLPPAAGALFRLDTATISRLGTEHGRPAVVAWNVGSEPDSGRVATGSGAATAG, from the coding sequence ATGGGTGAACTGGTGCTGATCCGGCACGGCGAAACCGAGTGGAGCCGGTCGGGGAAGCACACCAGCTGGACCGAGCAGCCCCTGACGGCGCGCGGCGAGGAACAGGCCCGCGCGCTGCGTCCGCCGCTCGCCGAGCGGAAGATCGGGCTCGTACTGGTGAGCCCGCTCGGGCGGGCCGCGCACACCGCGCGGCTGGCCGGGCTCGACGGCGCACACACCGAGCCCGAGCTGCACGAATGGGACTACGGCGGCTATGAGGGCGTCACCACCGCCGAGATCCACCGCATCCGCCCCGACTGGAACCTGTGGACCGACGGGGTGGCACCGGGCGACGCCGAGCACCCCGGGGAGTCCCCCGAGCAGATCGGGGCCCGGGTCGACCGGGTGCTGGCCCGGATCGCGCCCGATCTGGACGCGAACGACACCACGGGGAACGGGCGCAGTGGCGGCGGTGATGTCGTACTGGTCGCCCATGGCCATGTGCTGCGCGTGCTCACCGCCCGCCGCCTGGGTCTGCCACCGGCCGCCGGTGCGCTGTTCCGCCTCGACACCGCGACCATCAGTCGACTGGGAACCGAGCACGGCCGCCCGGCGGTTGTCGCCTGGAACGTAGGCTCGGAGCCGGACTCCGGGCGGGTCGCAACCGGAAGCGGTGCGGCCACGGCCGGATGA